ACGATCGCGTGTGCTTCTTCTGAGGATTCAGGTCGTATGAGATCCATGACGAGTACCGGCGCGCCTGACTTGGCGAGGGTCTTGATGGCGTACCAGAATTGAAGGGGGTTGGGGACATGGTGGGCGAGGCTGTTGGAAATCACGGCATCGGCAGGAGGGGATAGGGTGATGTCTTGAAAACGTTGGCAGTGGAGTTCGATCCGCTCGTTCAACGTGGCCGCGTTAACGGCTTGTCGCGCAATGTCGATCATAGGCTGGGAAGCATCAACTCCGGTGACTCGCAAGGTCGGGTGGGCCCTTACGAGCCGGATGAGGATGTCGCCAGGCCCGCACCCCAGGTCCAGGACATGCGCGTGGTCAAGTTCACGGCCATGGTTTTCTAGAAAACGATCGACGAATGTTTGATTTTCCTCAGCAAAATCGGCTGACGCATAGATTTGCGCCTGCTCTAAGTCATCCATTAACTCTGGCTCAAGAACGCGTTTCATGCCTGCTCCCTTATTGATTCCTGGTGTTCACACATACTGAATCGCCGTGATGGACTGTTCCTTCAGTCAGCACCTGGGCGTAGAGCCGGCTCCAGCCAGGGTGCATTTTCTGGGAAATCCGTTTGTAATTGTTGTCCCTGAACCAGCGGGCGTTATGGCGACAGGGTTCGGCATAGCCGGTAATGGCAATCTGAAGGCATGGCCCGATGCGCATGTGGTCTCCGGGCCGGAGTACTGACCAATCAAGACCGGCAATCGTCAGATTCTCCCCGGATGACCCGGGTTGAATGTCGTGACCTTCCGCACGAAGGTCGTCAAGCCTTTCGAGGGAGTACAGGCAAAGCGCGCGATCGGTTCCTCCGTGGATCTTTCGATTCTTTTGCCGGTCCCCCTCCAGGCCATTGATGGAAACGTAGGCCTTTTCCACCGCACACTTCGGTACCCCTCCATTCGAGATATTAATTTGATAGACATAGGTTCCGTCGTGATTGGTCATGATGTCACAGGCCGTGTTCGTAGGATGGTAATGGGCTTTCTTGAGGAGGGTCAAGCGTACGGTGAGTCGATATGGTGATAGATTCGTGACGGCAAAGGGCTTAGGGTACGACTTTCTGAATAAAGCTCAGCAGTCGTGCATAGTAGGCTTGTCCGCCTACCGATGGAACATCGTTATGTCCCGCCCCCTTTACGGGATACCAGATCTTTGGCCCTCGAGCGGTTTGGAACACTTGTTCTCCAAATTTTAAAGGAACAATGGTGTCGTGTTCTCCATGAATGACCAAGACCGGCAGGGAAATGTGGGAAAGCTTTTCCTCGAGGTTGAACGTCGAATCAACGAACCAACTTGCCGGTAAGCCCAAATAATGGTGGTCTGCCATCGATTGAATGGAGGGAAAAGCCCCTTCTAAAATGAGTCCCGCCGCTGAACGCTGGCGTGTCACTTCCGCAGCGATGGAGGTGCCGAGCGAACGTCCGAAGACGATGAGTCGTTCGGGAGCGATTGCCCTCTGGTTGATCAAAAAGTCATAGGCGGCCAAGGCATCCTGATAGAGTCCATTTTCCGATGGCGTGCCTGAACTTTTGCCGTACCCCCGGTAATCAAAAATCATGACCGAGACGCCGCGTCGATAAAACTCGGCGATGTTCATCAGACGATGACTGATATTCCCGGCATTGCCATGACACCAGAGAATCACTGGTCGCCCAGGCCCGGCATTCACGAACCACCCGAAGACACGTGTCTCTGAGCTCACTGACAGCCAGATGTCTTCAAGAGGCAGTCCGCTTAATTGCCTCCAGCTCCGTTCCGTCCATTCGGACGGTTGAAACACGAAAAAATTATCCAGCATGAAGAAGCGTCAGCCCCCAATCTTCTTCCAAAGACTTGTTTCCGGCTCGATATCTCGTTACCGTGTTCCCAAGTGTCCAATCATAAACCTTAATGTATGAGATGCGATGGCAATCTACGCAATCGGCGATGTCCAAGGCTGTTTTCGGGCGTTACGCAAATTAGTTAAACGCATAAAATTTGATCCTACCACTGATCGGCTCTGGTTTGTCGGAGATTTGGTCAATCGTGGACCGGATTCTCTGGAAGTTCTGCGATACATTAAAGATCTCGGGTCGGCCGCCGTCACCGTGCTTGGAAATCATGATATCCACCTCCTTGCGGTTTGGGCTGGGGTGGCCCGATTGCATCGCAAGGATACTGTAGGCCCGGTATTGTCCGCTCCAGACTGCGATGAATTGCTGACATGGTTGCGCCATCGTCCGTTGGTATACCGTGAGCATGACTATGTGATGTTGCATGCTGGATTGCTCCCCCAATGGACGATCGCGCAGGCAGAAAAGCTGGCACGAGAAGTCGAAGAAGCATTGCGGGGCGAAGCATTCGTGGACATGCTGCCCTTCATTTATTTTCGGGGTTCGCAGGCGTCATGGTCAACAGACTTGGGGCATCAGGATCGACTCAGTTTAGCCACGAATGTCATGACCCGGATTCGAGTCTGCACTCCGGAAGGAGAGCCGGACTTTTCTTTTAAAGGCCGTCCGAACGATGCCCCTCAAGGGTTAGTCCCATGGTTTGCTGTGCCTGGCCGAGCGACGGCTCGGGACACGATTATTTTTGGACATTGGTCGGCTCTAGGGCTGTTCGTGAAAAAAACGCTCATCGGGCTGGATGCCGGCTGCGTATGGGGCCAAGAGCTGATAGCTCTTCGGCTTGACGATCGAAAAGTTTTCCGCGCCTCTTGTTCCGGGTAGGTCGGTCGGGTCTTCTGGGAAGGGGGATTCCGCTTATTGCGCGGCCCGTCTTCTATCCCGTCTTTTATGTCTCCAGTTATGTCTGCAGTGTATCTGTTTCGATAACAAGTGTATCCATTTCGATTACATTTTCAGGAATGCTGAACGGAACTATCGTTCCTGTCCTGAAAATCACCTTTTCAGAGCCTTCTCTTTCGTGACCTCCCGTTCCGGGATTTCCGGCATCAGCTTTGCTTTACGTCCTTCTACAGCCATTTTGGCTCATTCATAAAACACTTTCATAAAAAGTCAGTTAGTCTCGAGAAAGGAGAGAATTGATGAAGCGAAAAGTTTCCAAAGCCCAACCTGCCCGCAAGCAGCGTCGAACCCGCTCGACTCCAGGCTCTTTGCCCGTGACGGAGTCTCAAACTTCATGGTCGGAAAATGTCAAGTTACACGGTATTCATTCCTCTGTCGCCAGGCGATGTCCAAAATGTACCGGACTCTTAATGGCGCAAGTCATTGATCTGACGACCGAAAACGACATACGATGCATTAATTGTGGATGGCAGCCGCAGTGGGGGACGCGAGTGGTGTCTGAAAGTGATGAGGTTCGATCCATTCGACGACTGACAGCAGAATTTTGTACATCCGGGATAGCCCCATGAATGGAAATTCCGTGTCTGTCTTCAGCATGGAGTGAGGCAAGTAATGAGCTTAGAGATCTGAGCCATCTCATGGTCTGGGAGTAGGATGTTCTGACGATACGTCATTCTCTTCGAGTTGACGCAAGGATGAGTCACTCCATGACGGATTCGAATCGGTGCTGGTGCTCATTTGTCCCGAATAGGGGGAAGAGTCCGGAGTTAAGCCGTTTGGGGTTGGACAATCCTGTGTATGAAACTAGGAGAGTCACGAGTGAATATCTCGCGTTGTGTCGAAGAAATACGATCCCGACGGTTATTTGAAAAACAGCTTAGCTTGTTCCTTATCAACCCTGACATTCGTCCCAGAAAAGGGGAGGTGATATCTCCTGCGCGCATTCGACATGCCCGGGCCTCTGTCGTGTCATGCGTCCTGGTATTCGTCGCATGTGTGGTCAGTCCGTCCCATGATTTGGCTTTTGCCAAAACCGTGGTCGTTCTACAGTCCTCAAACATTACTTCCTACAATCGAGCTGTCAAAGCTTTTCAAGAAAGCCTCCCGTCCTCACAACATGTTCACCAATTTTCTCTCGCCGGTGATTTCAAGAACAGCAACTCCGTGATTTCAAAAATTCGAGGGCTTGCCCCGGACGTCGTGGTTGCCGTGGGTTTGAAGGCGGTCCTGGTCCTGAACCAAGGGCTCCCTTCTGTTCCCAGTATATTTTGTATGGTCTTAGATCCCGGTAAATATCATCTGCCAAGATCGGACATGATTGGTATTTCCCTCGAGATTCCGTTCAAGGATCAAATGCAGTCGCTTCAAGAAGTCCTGCCGACTGTGAAGCG
The genomic region above belongs to Nitrospirales bacterium and contains:
- a CDS encoding alpha/beta hydrolase, which codes for MFQPSEWTERSWRQLSGLPLEDIWLSVSSETRVFGWFVNAGPGRPVILWCHGNAGNISHRLMNIAEFYRRGVSVMIFDYRGYGKSSGTPSENGLYQDALAAYDFLINQRAIAPERLIVFGRSLGTSIAAEVTRQRSAAGLILEGAFPSIQSMADHHYLGLPASWFVDSTFNLEEKLSHISLPVLVIHGEHDTIVPLKFGEQVFQTARGPKIWYPVKGAGHNDVPSVGGQAYYARLLSFIQKVVP
- a CDS encoding MOSC domain-containing protein, whose amino-acid sequence is MTNHDGTYVYQINISNGGVPKCAVEKAYVSINGLEGDRQKNRKIHGGTDRALCLYSLERLDDLRAEGHDIQPGSSGENLTIAGLDWSVLRPGDHMRIGPCLQIAITGYAEPCRHNARWFRDNNYKRISQKMHPGWSRLYAQVLTEGTVHHGDSVCVNTRNQ
- a CDS encoding class I SAM-dependent methyltransferase translates to MKRVLEPELMDDLEQAQIYASADFAEENQTFVDRFLENHGRELDHAHVLDLGCGPGDILIRLVRAHPTLRVTGVDASQPMIDIARQAVNAATLNERIELHCQRFQDITLSPPADAVISNSLAHHVPNPLQFWYAIKTLAKSGAPVLVMDLIRPESSEEAHAIVDQYASDEPEQLRQDFYNSLLAAFTEDEVAAHLAELNLSRLLIDVPDDRHWIVEGRVF
- a CDS encoding ABC transporter substrate-binding protein; the encoded protein is MNISRCVEEIRSRRLFEKQLSLFLINPDIRPRKGEVISPARIRHARASVVSCVLVFVACVVSPSHDLAFAKTVVVLQSSNITSYNRAVKAFQESLPSSQHVHQFSLAGDFKNSNSVISKIRGLAPDVVVAVGLKAVLVLNQGLPSVPSIFCMVLDPGKYHLPRSDMIGISLEIPFKDQMQSLQEVLPTVKRVGVLYNPEKTGRIVRAALPQAEALGVELVSREVSSEKDVPNSLRAIVQHIDALWLVPDSTVLTADSFNFLLKTTLDANIPVMGFSPDLVSKGALLSTHFSYEDVGKQAAQLAMKIAHGRRVKTGILYPPEPLRLAINLKTAHFLKITVPPNVLIRFHEMY
- a CDS encoding symmetrical bis(5'-nucleosyl)-tetraphosphatase — translated: MAIYAIGDVQGCFRALRKLVKRIKFDPTTDRLWFVGDLVNRGPDSLEVLRYIKDLGSAAVTVLGNHDIHLLAVWAGVARLHRKDTVGPVLSAPDCDELLTWLRHRPLVYREHDYVMLHAGLLPQWTIAQAEKLAREVEEALRGEAFVDMLPFIYFRGSQASWSTDLGHQDRLSLATNVMTRIRVCTPEGEPDFSFKGRPNDAPQGLVPWFAVPGRATARDTIIFGHWSALGLFVKKTLIGLDAGCVWGQELIALRLDDRKVFRASCSG